A segment of the Leptolyngbya sp. NIES-3755 genome:
TTTCATAGTACGAGGGCAAAACGAATAAATCAGCGGCTTCGAGTAGAGCGGTTTTTTCGGGTCCGGTGATGAAACCGACGATCGAGGTTTTGTCTTTGAGCGGTGAGGACTGAATGCGATCGCGAATGGCGGTTTCGTAGATTGGATCTTGAGGGTTTGCACCAGCGAGAACGAAATGGAAATCTTGGGTGAGTTTCTCTAGAGCAGGGAGTAGCAAGTCTAATCCTTTTTTTGGCTCGATTCGCGACATGAAAAGTAGGATCGGCTTATCGCTTGGAATGCCGAATTTTTCGCGAATTGAACTCGGATCAGATGGCGGCAAACTTACGCCGAGCGGAATAACTAAGTCACGTGTCGCCGTGTTAAATCGTTCTGAAATTTTGGCTTCTTGGTCGCTGGTGAAATGAACAGCAGCAGATCCCATTAGATTCGGGCGTTCTAAAACCGCAGCGTAGAGCCGTTTAAGTTGGCGTTTCTTCTGAAGATCAGCCGGATCTAACGTTCCGAGTGGGCGAAGAATGTACGGGAGTTGGCGCGATCGAGCCACCGCAGCAGAACAAGAACTTACTGGAGAAAACAGTGCATGAATATGGGCGAGATCGTAGTTCTGAGCGTTATTGGCTAGCCAGTGGAGAAGATCGATCGAGAACTTGTACCGTCGAAACGGTGAACAGCGAAAGTACAGAATTTCGTAACCGTTCTGAGCAATAGGAACGCCCAAAGGAACATCGAGTGGAGCTTGTCCAACATCACCGTTTGAATTGGTTGTTGCGATCGTCACTTCGATTCCTGCTTCTGCTAATGCGCTCGATAGTCCCAAAACCATTTGACTAGGACCACCGTAGACTAATGAGATCGACGGCACGATTTGTAAGATTTTCATGGTTTAGAGCGATCGATAAAATTCCAGTAATTCCTTTGCTAACGCCCGATTCGTATATTTCGCGATCGCACGTTGATAACCTCGCTGACCTAATTCCTCAGCGAAGTTTCTGTTGTCGATTAATTGCTTAAGTCGATCGCTTAATTCCTCGACATTCCCTTCAGGAAATACCAGTCCTGCTTGTTCAATCACATTCGGAATCTCGCCCGAATCAGAGCCAATCACTGGAACTTGACATGCCATCGCTTCGATCAAGACGTGTCCAAATTGTTCTTTCCAACCTGCGGAAGTTAAGGTCTTAAATTGATACGTGGTTTCAGAAGGTAAAACTAATGTGTTCATCAAATTGATATAGCGATAAACATCGGCATGAGGAACACTTTCGACCCAAATTAGTCGATCGCTAAATCCAAATTGTTCGGCTTGCTGTTGAACTTCTAACTTGAGTTCACCGCGCCCAAGTAGAAGCAGCTTCCAATTGCGATCGCGAAGTTTCTCCAGCGCTTTAATTAAAGTAAGGATTCCTTTTTCTGGTACAAATCGTCCGACAAATCCCACTACGAATTGATCGGGTTGAATTCCTAATTGTGCAGCAAGTTCGGGCTGAGACTGAGGACAAAAAAGCGAATCATCCACACCTAATTGCGGCATGATGCTCATCTTTCCGGTGTAACCTCGATCGCGTAAAATCTCCGCTCCGTCTTTATTTCCTACAACAACTCCATTTGTATTTTTTAGGTTGTACGCTTCAAGCAATGAGACAGGAAACTTTAATGAATAAGGCAAGTTCCACCAAGTAAAAAAGACGTTCTTCGCTTTGAGATTCAATAATTTATTCAGTGTAATGAATTGCGCGTATGCAAGCGACTTTGAGCCTTGTTCTACCTGAATAATATCCGGTTTGAATGATCGAAGCAGCGAAATTAAATCGGCTCCAAACGTTAGTAATCCTTGATTGTTCTCGCTGAAGTTAGAAACGGGAACCACTCGAAAAGAACCTTCTTCTTGATAGCGAGTCTCGATCGTATCTTTCATCACGCCACCCGGTTTCCATCGCTTCGGAACCACGATCGTCACTTCGATACCCGGTTCTAAGTTCGCTAAAGTTCTCAGCTTTTCGCAGTTGAGGTCAACAATATACGAGTGGCTGGCAACAAGGATTTTCATCGTTTCACCTCATCTCGACGGGTGTAAATCTGTCCGTTGTCCCAAAGAGAGCGGATTAGGGTAGCGATCGCACTCAAAAAGCCCAACGTGTAAAACCCAAATCGCGTCACAATCTTGATCGGTGAACCGCTTTT
Coding sequences within it:
- a CDS encoding group 1 glycosyl transferase (similar to AA sequence:cyanobase_aa:LBDG_09320), encoding MKILQIVPSISLVYGGPSQMVLGLSSALAEAGIEVTIATTNSNGDVGQAPLDVPLGVPIAQNGYEILYFRCSPFRRYKFSIDLLHWLANNAQNYDLAHIHALFSPVSSCSAAVARSRQLPYILRPLGTLDPADLQKKRQLKRLYAAVLERPNLMGSAAVHFTSDQEAKISERFNTATRDLVIPLGVSLPPSDPSSIREKFGIPSDKPILLFMSRIEPKKGLDLLLPALEKLTQDFHFVLAGANPQDPIYETAIRDRIQSSPLKDKTSIVGFITGPEKTALLEAADLFVLPSYYENFGIAVAEAMSVGTPVIISDQVHIWQDIERSQSGWICSCNVESLTQTLNEALHDRAEQLRRGKNAQIHAKQNYSWNAIAQQMITAYEEIHRANSKSANP
- a CDS encoding group 1 glycosyl transferase (similar to AA sequence:cyanobase_aa:LBDG_09290) translates to MKILVASHSYIVDLNCEKLRTLANLEPGIEVTIVVPKRWKPGGVMKDTIETRYQEEGSFRVVPVSNFSENNQGLLTFGADLISLLRSFKPDIIQVEQGSKSLAYAQFITLNKLLNLKAKNVFFTWWNLPYSLKFPVSLLEAYNLKNTNGVVVGNKDGAEILRDRGYTGKMSIMPQLGVDDSLFCPQSQPELAAQLGIQPDQFVVGFVGRFVPEKGILTLIKALEKLRDRNWKLLLLGRGELKLEVQQQAEQFGFSDRLIWVESVPHADVYRYINLMNTLVLPSETTYQFKTLTSAGWKEQFGHVLIEAMACQVPVIGSDSGEIPNVIEQAGLVFPEGNVEELSDRLKQLIDNRNFAEELGQRGYQRAIAKYTNRALAKELLEFYRSL